One window of the Penaeus vannamei isolate JL-2024 chromosome 31, ASM4276789v1, whole genome shotgun sequence genome contains the following:
- the LOC113807908 gene encoding proteoglycan 4 yields the protein MNPLLCSFIQNAARRLGLQRGRILGALSREKPRQERSCPATFPGKPDQRSVQCRGVRRCVHMEGVSQQGMQWECERGGAGRDQVPGKDRWGVVGVAAAPHQGGFIPGSLQAGRCLITCEGNTVVKPEFYTLNPGGTDLVWAAAAEGKVPLGAVQGGVSESGEDLYIGRCKIDGKKLHGKVQPSQQGCLVPLAGGEANNSSYEVLCARTVLTNFKLFTNAARRVSSPGSSVVTRLSSLAPISPISPISPTKRRPLRGSGESWRRLTPPNSGSNLLQLSGYLKSGVTRTTSSVKSRKLSGPASPSSPRAPTPRTTSPGDLTFVTPKSRVGSPRTPTSHSPAARTPTSHSPTARPPTSHSPTARPPTTHTPTARPPTSRSPASHTPPKPRIRRRVSPVEDFSPGSWVRRRGRGARLRRC from the exons ATGAACCCACTACTATGCAGCTTCATCCAAAATGCAGCTCGACGCCTTGGCCTTCAACGTGGGCGTATTTTAGGGGCGCTATCCCGAGAAAAGCCGAGACAAGAGCGATCGTGTCCTGCAACGTTTCCTGGCAAACCGGACCAACGCAGCGTTCAGTGTCGTGGGGTTCGCCGCTGTGTGCACATGGAGGGAGTCAGCCAGCAAG GTATGCAGTGGGAGTGTGAGCGAGGGGGAGCAGGCCGGGACCAGGTGCCTGGCAAGGACagatggggggtggtgggggtcgcCGCCGCCCCCCATCAGGGCGGCTTCATCCCGGGAAGTCTCCAGGCGGGGAGGTGCCTCATCACCTGCGAGGGAAACACGGTGGTCAAGCCCGAGTTCTAC ACACTGAACCCCGGAGGCACTGACCTGGTCTGGGCGGCCGCAGCCGAGGGGAAGGTGCCCTTAGGTGCCGTGCAGGGGGGAGTCTCGGAGTCAGGGGAAGACCTCTACATCGGCAGGTGCAAGATCGATGGCAAGAAACTGCATGGGAAG gtACAGCCAAGTCAGCAAGGTTGCCTGGTGCCACTTGCTGGGGGGGAGGCGAACAACAGCTCTTATGAAGTGCTGTGTGCGAGGACGGTGCTCACCAACTTCAAGTTATTCAC AAACGCCGCCCGAAGAGTCAGCTCTCCCGGCAGCAGCGTCGTGACTCGCCTCTCGTCCCTCGCGCCCATCTCGCCCATCTCGCCGATCTCGCCCACCAAGAGACGCCCGCTGCGAGGGTCGGGCGAGTCCTGGCGGAGGCTGACGCCGCCCAACAGCGGCAGCAACCTCCTGCAGCTGTCGGGCTATCTGAAGAGCGGCGTCACGCGCACCACAAGCTCGGTCAAGTCGCGGAAGCTCAGCGGCCCCGCGTCGCCGAGCAGCCCGCGCGCGCCCACGCCTCGCACGACCAGCCCCGGCGACCTGACCTTCGTCACGCCCAAATCTCGCGTGGGTAGCCCTCGCACGCCCACCAGCCACTCGCCCGCCGCCCGTACGCCCACCAGCCACtcgcccaccgcccgcccgcccaccagtcactcgcccaccgcccgcccgcccaccacccacacgcccaccgcccgcccgcccaccagtCGCTCCCCAGCCTCCCACACGCCGCCCAAACCCCGCATTCGTAGGCGCGTGTCCCCCGTGGAGGACTTCTCCCCGGGCAGCTGGGTgaggcggcgggggcggggcgcTCGCCTACGCCGATGCTGA
- the LOC113807902 gene encoding homeobox protein notochord has translation MDQLSVMNFQPLTWAFSHPWAPPVSPPPAHITTPPRMSHKAKAFTIDALLGLDTQKDLPAPTASPPASPLSLLQRESSDTGLRDAPGKLKRHRTVFTDSQLQRLEEEFQRQQYLVGPERRYLARQLELSELQLKVWFQNRRIKWRKNQLSTTQDRDACASPPTSQ, from the coding sequence ATGGACCAACTCTCAGTGATGAACTTCCAGCCTTTGACGTGGGCCTTCAGCCACCCATGGGCGCCGCCCGTCAGCCCTCCTCCCGCCCACATCACCACGCCCCCACGGATGTCACACAAGGCAAAGGCCTTCACCATCGACGCCCTTCTGGGACTTGACACTCAAAAGGACCTTCCTGCCCCGACCGCCTCCCCGCCTGcatctccgctctccctccttcagcgGGAGTCCTCCGACACCGGCCTCAGGGACGCCCCCGGAAAGCTCAAGCGCCATCGCACAGTGTTCACGGACTCGCAGCTTCAGCGGCTGGAGGAGGAGTTCCAGCGGCAGCAGTACCTGGTGGGCCCCGAGCGGCGGTACCTGGCTAGGCAGCTGGAGCTGAGTGAGCTGCAGCTCAAAGTGTGGTTCCAGAACCGACGCATCAAGTGGCGCAAGAACCAGCTCAGCACGACGCAGGATCGCGACGCCTGCGCGTCTCCTCCGACGTCGCAGTAG